Within the Gigantopelta aegis isolate Gae_Host chromosome 8, Gae_host_genome, whole genome shotgun sequence genome, the region TCTCACTACGTGACCTTGTTTAATTCGCCCATTGATAGACATCAAGTAAACTTGTTTGCGAGAAGAATCTATCCAAATAACAGTGATCGTTTTATGTCGGTTTATGAGACTGCTGTTCAGAGACCTTATGGGAATCTTACTGTAGACTTGCGACCATCGACTCATGAGAATGAGAGACTTAAACCCAATGTTTTAGATTGCCCATCAGAAATACAACGAAGGCAGCCCACTCCACCTACATAACGTTAAATAACGTGTCGTCGCCGCCCGATTGTCAGATACATTCAGACACCCGAGCCGTGGACACTGTTGATCCTGTGGATTCtgaaaccaaaaacaatttggaAGTGGAATATACAGCCGAAGACGAAAGCGAATCCAGTGACGAAGCAGATCCCTTTGTTATGGCTACTGCTTGTACCAACTGCGGCGTTTTATTTGGCAATATGACGGATCTACAACGCCATATTAAAACATGGTGCCCAGAGAACGGATTTATGCCCTCCAGAAAACGCGTTAAGATTGATGAAGAAGATGCCTACAATCATGACATTTTTGACACGCAGAAAGGAGGAGAAAAGCGCATGTATGATAAAAGAGAACAAGAACTGACTAGAATGGCAGAATGTTGGCTTACAGCGAGTATGGGGTCGTGTTCGGACCATGCATATAGAAGACATGAAAAGCAGACGTAAGAAATATCTACAACAAGGGAAGACACAAAAGTGGATAGACAGAAAACTGCAGCAACTGTGGGAAAACGAATTGCTCAAAACACTAAGTATTGTTATTGAATTTACAAAGTATTTTTCAGAAGCACCTTTATTTCGATCTATATTGGATTGTTTAAACAAAACTGACCCTAACACAGATCAAATGCTAATAAAGGACAAAATCAAGCTACTGCTGAAGCCCACCATGAAAGAAATAATACCGTATGTAGACCTGACGGAAGAAAGTGAATCGGAATCTGATCATTCAGATGTTTCTGAAACGAGTGAGCAGGAATAGAATACTTAAGTTTaagcaatacatttttatgttcaCATTTGCATTGAACATAGATCAGACTGGACGTTAAAACCCCTAAACTTATCAGTATGGCTGTGAAGAGGAAGCGATCAAACCTGATTCACATAATCAAATCACATCCAATCATGATGAAAAGTGAACAGAAGAAACCACTCCTTTTGTTTGTGAAAAGACGGGCAGACCTTGGACCACCTGGGAAGAAGTTACTTCCAAAATACTAACACAACATGAACGTTTGTTGATGTACATGATCAAATGTAACATGTCTTTTGTGGTGTTTTTACAAATGCTCTGCAATAAATAATACGTACTacttaaatgcatttttgtgttAATTCTGTTATCGAATGCAGATTCTTAAACCTGAGTACACCTACAGCAAGTGCTCAACCAATTGCGAGGGTCCCCtcccgtttaaaaaaaaagagaaaaaagttcAGGGTTATATTTTCAAGTACcatgattttcttttctttttttaaattataataataatgataataatataatcagAACAGAAACTACCCACTCACTAGGGAAATGTACTTTACGTTTCTAGGTTAACACtttctaaatgtattttctttccTTTAGAGTATAAAACATCAGTCGAACAGAAATATAGCAAATAGCCACGCACGGTAGACTAAATTGAATACGTTTTAGTGTTAAGTATGACCTAAAAATTCCGTGAGCAATGTGACAAACTTAATGATACAACAGTTTTCTCTTACCAAACGCTACACAGATTTGGACAATGTATTATTGCCCtcgaggattttttttttttttcgaccCTCCACTGCATTCATTTGAAAGTATTTTGCTCTGTTCAGAAATGTATTGCGAGTTATGGTCTTTAATGTGTCAAAAGACTATAATTTagtcattaatttgttttatataggcAACCATTCCTAGTACACTTTAATGtactttgtattaatatataaaaatcactAATATCTACaagttaaaatattctttaaagtaAGCTAGTGTCACGCATTCTGAGTTTCTAGGTTACCACAAGTATTTCATCCTTTAAAAGTAAGACACAGTAAATTGCGAACAAAGTactgtttgtatataaatgtagcAAAGAGTCTCGCTTGACACACTCAACAGAATAGGTTTTATGTTTGAAGTATTAGTACTGTGGTCAGTACGTACTTGCAAAAGAAACATACTCTCCTGATTGAAATTATATTACTTAAGGTCATAGATGACACCTGTTATTTCTATAGGTAAACCATCTCTCACAGACTCCACGAAATCTGGAGTTTCTATGGTATCGCGTTAAAATAGTCTCGCATGGTTGAAAATTCagaatgtgttttatatttGGAAAGTAAGTGTTTAATCCAAAAGTACTTTGACAACGAAATATACTCCCAtcactgaaatttaaaagaaatatttgagATTCAGATATCAGCTGTGATTtctgtagtgaatagaaactTAACCATGACAtagcaatttttaaatgtacgtTAATAGTCCACAGAACGGCAAAAAAATGTCAAGTCAGTAACTCGTGGGTACCGGTTTAAAGTTAAATCTCATTAGTCAATAGTAACCTGTCAATAATTTTGAAGTTGTTGGTTATTGTTAACCGTTTCCAACAAAACTGGGGAACGCAAGTATTTTCACAGCATAGTATATAATTTTCAGTATCTTAAACAAATAAGGATAAACTAGTATTTGCCATTCTTAATTTCAACATTAGATTGTCTTTTAGATATCCTTTCAAGAAAATTATTTGAATCACCTACTGTGCTTTATTTGGATTTTATACGGGCTTACCTAATGTTGTTTCAATTTGGTTTACCTAATGTTGTTTTACTTTGGATTATATACTGTTGTTTCAATTTGGATTATATACTGTTATTTCAATTTGGATTACCTACTGTTGTTTCAATTTGGAATACATACTGTATtatctgtttattattatatcggATTACACTCTAGTTATATCACAAATAATGACAATAAAGAAGTAACGAATTAAATTAAGCTTGCAGTGTATaagtaatatgtattataaagGTAGGAGTTACAGGGTCAGCTCTGGGTGAGAAAACAATTTTGCCAAatgatatttaaattaaaattacataaacctttttcactatttttaaaaaccattttaaataacatttttaaaaggtatttaccaatttaaataaatttgttaatgttttaaaaattatttatgaatttaaacaaaatttgttaatgtttcaaaaattatttttcaatttaaataaaattttgtcatgttttaacaattattttttaatttaaattaaatttgttaacgttttaaacaaatattttaccaaTTCACAGTTGCCAGAATTGTCTACTTTTCACTATGGTGCATTACTTTGCCGTATCCACCCATGATTATCTACTGCcgtgattttatattttatattactcTGAATATGTACCAGGAAACACCCTAGttcatgcaaataaaaaaattaaagtatttcTTACAGTGTTTTGTTAGATATATAAAGAGGTATAACCAGAATTACCTGTGGGTACACAATTATACTGCTATCTAGTAAACTAGTATAAgactaatgtttaaaaatataacaaaccaGCGTTTTGTGACACAATCTATTTATTTCAAAACGTTTGTATAACAACACATAAAGTGGATACATGATTGTgtacaatatttaacatattagtATGTGCAGGAAATACAAGGCGGGCTAcaatatctaaaatatttacGTATAAAGTTATAAACGAATACATCATTCTGTAATGTATCTTCACTAAACTGATTCACAATATCGCTCATCATCAGGTCAGTTTTACACTTTTGTAACAAgtaatacaaataatagaaTCCACACGTTTTAGCGTTCACGGTTTGAACGGATTTGTTATTGTACACGTAAGATGaagaatgtctctttaaaaaatCTACAAACATTGGATTGTAATATTTGGGTGGTTTACCAAAACTATCGAAAAACtctgctttattattattatcaaaatagAACGCCACCCAGTGATGACCAGGTAGGTGAGATGGGTCTGTGTTCACGATACAGCCCCAGGGATTTAACCGTTTCGTGCGTGGTAGTGTGTCGCTCGAGTAAACACCTACAATGCGTAAACCTAAATCTGGGTCACAGTCAATCGCGCACTGAATCTGCTTTCCATTCATGATATCCTTTATTTGACATACACGTTTCGGGTCTGGTCGATTTCAATCAGGCTAGGAAATTCACCATACACTATACAACTGACAGTTTTTGTCAAAGCCGATTTAAACTGTACTTCTAACCGTAAATTACCACTCTTAAGCAAACTTAAATAATCAGAGTCCACGAAAACGGGTTCGAGACTGAAACACAAACAGACCATTTCCAAGCTCAAATTCAGTTCTTTGGATGTAGTTTCCAGTGTCTTGACCCCATCTGCTGACTCCCTCGAACAAATTCACGTAGGCACTCACGTCGTCTGCTTCGACTGGTCGACCGGGAACACTGACGCCGTCCAGATACAACGCCAGCGTTTTTACAAACGAACTCTGAAAATTAAACGGGTTCTTTGTATACGACCCGCTTACGCCGTCACTGTTGACAAACCCGACAACCAGTTTGCCGGGACACTGCGACTGAAACACGCTGTCACACACGTAGCTCTGCTGAGACGAAGGGATGCTGCTCATTTTAACTTCGGTTTTAGTGAACGGATACAAGGCGTTAGACTTTTCAAACAGCTTGTTGTGCGTTAAAATAAGTGCACTGTTCATTTTCAATTTACATATCTTATAGTAAATATCTAGAAGCTCGATCTTGTACTCCTGACCCGACTTGCCAGCCATCAAACAAAATGGGATGGAGCTCCGAAATAACTTAAGTGTCATATCCACCCCATTCACCAGATATCTtcctatattaaaaatatcttcaCACAGGGGACCTTCCATGGTAATAATTTTGCTGACAGCGATGTGTGCTCCTCGATCCGATACTCCAGAATTAGTACCAGTGATAGGATCGGTGCTTTCGATATCTGCTTGTGTCTCTCCGACGTCCTTGTAAAACAGTTGAGACTGGAGTTGCGACTGTTTAGTTTCTGCTCCATAATTC harbors:
- the LOC121379841 gene encoding uncharacterized protein F54H12.2-like — encoded protein: MQALWSQVAVYLHGQLVSSANNHYPYKVYIQTLLNYGAETKQSQLQSQLFYKDVGETQADIESTDPITGTNSGVSDRGAHIAVSKIITMEGPLCEDIFNIGRYLVNGVDMTLKLFRSSIPFCLMAGKSGQEYKIELLDIYYKICKLKMNSALILTHNKLFEKSNALYPFTKTEVKMSSIPSSQQSYVCDSVFQSQCPGKLVVGFVNSDGVSGSYTKNPFNFQSSFVKTLALYLDGVSVPGRPVEADDVSAYVNLFEGVSRWGQDTGNYIQRTEFELGNGLFVFQSRTRFRGL